The following proteins come from a genomic window of Pedobacter faecalis:
- the truB gene encoding tRNA pseudouridine(55) synthase TruB: protein MTEEIKEQSIKEFPEFNFAEGELLLINKPYKWTSFDVVGKIRNSLKPLKLKVGHAGTLDPLATGLLIVCTGKLTKQIDSFQAEEKEYTGTMVLGATTPSYDMETEPDQHFDLEGLSHEAIHDATSAFMGDIQQYPPAHSAIKVNGERLYLKARRGEETELRLRNVSISLFEITSIRLPEVDFRVICSKGTYIRSLVADFGKKLNNGAYLSRLTRTRSGNFLLENAFEVSDLVTHLRSKKV, encoded by the coding sequence ATGACTGAAGAGATTAAGGAGCAATCTATAAAGGAATTTCCAGAGTTTAATTTTGCTGAGGGCGAACTTCTGCTGATCAACAAGCCTTACAAATGGACAAGCTTTGATGTTGTAGGCAAAATCAGAAACTCCCTTAAACCGCTTAAACTGAAGGTAGGCCATGCCGGGACACTTGATCCTTTGGCTACCGGGTTGCTTATTGTTTGCACCGGCAAGCTGACCAAGCAAATCGATTCGTTTCAGGCTGAAGAAAAGGAATATACCGGCACGATGGTCCTTGGAGCTACCACCCCCTCTTACGATATGGAAACCGAGCCTGATCAGCATTTTGATCTAGAGGGCCTTAGCCACGAGGCTATACATGATGCCACAAGTGCATTCATGGGCGATATACAGCAGTATCCTCCTGCGCATTCTGCCATCAAAGTAAACGGGGAACGTTTATATCTCAAAGCAAGACGGGGTGAGGAAACGGAGCTAAGATTGAGAAACGTGAGCATTTCCCTTTTTGAGATTACTTCAATCAGACTCCCCGAAGTTGATTTTAGGGTGATATGCAGCAAGGGAACCTACATCCGTTCGCTGGTTGCTGATTTTGGAAAAAAGCTCAATAACGGGGCTTACCTGTCCAGGCTCACAAGGACAAGAAGCGGTAATTTTCTGCTGGAGAATGCTTTTGAGGTGAGCGACTTGGTGACGCACCTGCGCAGTAAAAAAGTTTAG
- a CDS encoding DUF3098 domain-containing protein — protein sequence MAEKKSASPNPEAKSELVFTKKNYQLLLLSIAIVVVGFILMMGTTDIYDFRKTLLAPMVVLAGFGLGVYAILKK from the coding sequence ATGGCAGAAAAAAAATCCGCTTCCCCGAACCCGGAAGCAAAATCGGAACTGGTTTTTACGAAGAAGAACTATCAATTGCTTTTATTGAGCATAGCCATCGTAGTTGTAGGTTTTATCCTTATGATGGGTACTACAGACATTTATGATTTCAGGAAAACCCTACTTGCTCCGATGGTAGTGCTTGCTGGTTTTGGACTGGGCGTCTATGCTATCCTAAAGAAATAG
- the uvrA gene encoding excinuclease ABC subunit UvrA, whose translation MNHENLSDPHKNIIIKGARVHNLKNIDVSIPKNKLVVITGMSGSGKSSLAFDTLYAEGQRRYVESLSSYARQFMGRMNKPEVDYIKGIAPAIAIEQKVVTSNPRSTVGTSTEIYDYLKLLFSRIGKTYSPVSGQLVKKDSVSTVVDYILTLNESAVVTVYCPLHPHNDRSIKEELAVLLQKGFLRILYQNEIKKIEQILEDPSFEDFRFSDETDVRILVDRIVVNRDDETVSRIADSVQTAFIEGKGDCYLEHDSQFHHFCDRFELDGIRFEEPTPNFFSFNNPYGACKRCEGYGNVIGIDADLVIPDKSKSIYDNAIAPWRGEKMREWLNRLIANADKFKFPIHRPYSELTESEQALLWTGNKYFAGLDAFFKDLEEQTYKIQYRVMLSRYRGKTTCPDCKGSRLRKDASYVKIKDRSIIDLVLMSLSDLLIFFDELSLNETDEKIARRLLTEIKNRVRYLNDVGLSYLTLNRLSNTLSGGESQRINLATSLGSSLVGSIYVLDEPSIGLHPRDTNKLIGVLLSLRDVGNTVLVVEHEEEMMLAADYIIDIGPEAGTHGGELVFSGTYDQIVKDQKSLTGKYLSGKETIPVPKYRRKWNDHILIQGARENNLKNIDVKFPLGVFTAVTGVSGSGKTSLVKKILYPALQKAIGNYAGEQTGAHNGVSGNFDLIAQVEMVDQNPIGRSSRSNPVTYVKAWDDIRALFSALPSAKAAGLKPAAFSFNVEGGRCEVCQGEGEVKIEMQFMADIFLPCEACGGRRFKQQVLDITYQDKNVADILDLTIEEAVTFFEGQPKILAKLQPLVDVGLGYVHLGQSSNTLSGGEAQRIKLASFLIKGNNTHKTLFIFDEPTTGLHFHDIKKLLIALNTLIEQGNSVLVIEHNMDMIKCADWVIDIGPEGGDQGGNVVFEGMPEDLVNVAHSYTGQYLKARLQA comes from the coding sequence ATGAATCACGAAAATTTGAGCGATCCACATAAAAACATCATCATAAAAGGTGCCAGGGTTCATAACTTAAAAAACATTGACGTCTCCATTCCTAAAAATAAGCTTGTCGTTATCACCGGGATGTCGGGCTCTGGCAAATCCTCGCTTGCTTTTGATACATTATATGCCGAAGGCCAGAGAAGATATGTGGAAAGTTTGTCTTCCTACGCGCGACAATTTATGGGCAGGATGAACAAGCCGGAGGTTGACTACATCAAGGGTATTGCGCCGGCTATTGCAATAGAACAAAAGGTGGTCACCTCTAATCCCAGATCTACAGTAGGTACTTCAACGGAAATTTACGATTACCTTAAACTCCTGTTCTCCAGAATCGGCAAAACCTATTCCCCTGTATCTGGACAACTGGTAAAAAAAGACTCCGTTAGTACGGTTGTGGATTACATACTGACATTAAATGAGTCGGCAGTTGTGACCGTATACTGCCCGCTTCACCCCCACAATGATCGGTCTATAAAGGAAGAACTTGCCGTTTTGCTGCAGAAGGGCTTCCTGAGGATTTTATATCAGAATGAAATCAAAAAGATTGAACAAATCCTGGAAGACCCATCATTTGAAGACTTCCGGTTCAGCGATGAAACGGACGTGAGGATATTGGTGGACCGCATCGTGGTGAACCGGGATGATGAAACAGTAAGCCGTATAGCTGACTCTGTTCAAACAGCCTTTATTGAGGGTAAAGGTGATTGCTACCTGGAACACGACAGCCAGTTTCATCACTTTTGCGACCGGTTTGAGCTTGACGGTATCCGCTTTGAAGAGCCTACTCCGAATTTTTTTAGCTTTAACAATCCGTACGGGGCTTGTAAGCGCTGTGAAGGATATGGCAATGTGATTGGTATAGATGCCGATCTCGTAATACCGGATAAAAGCAAAAGTATATACGATAACGCCATAGCACCTTGGAGAGGAGAGAAGATGCGCGAGTGGTTGAATCGCCTGATAGCCAACGCCGATAAGTTTAAATTTCCCATTCACAGGCCTTATAGCGAACTGACGGAGAGCGAGCAGGCCTTGCTGTGGACAGGTAATAAATATTTTGCGGGGCTTGATGCCTTTTTTAAGGACCTGGAAGAGCAGACTTATAAAATACAATACCGAGTGATGTTGTCGCGCTACCGCGGGAAAACCACATGTCCGGATTGTAAAGGATCACGACTCAGAAAGGATGCCTCCTATGTAAAAATTAAAGACAGGTCCATCATTGACCTGGTGTTAATGTCATTGTCAGACCTCCTGATATTTTTCGATGAGTTGTCCCTTAACGAGACAGACGAAAAAATTGCACGGCGACTGCTCACCGAGATAAAAAACCGGGTGCGGTATTTGAACGATGTCGGATTGAGCTATCTTACACTAAATCGTCTTTCCAATACACTGTCTGGAGGTGAGTCGCAGCGGATCAACCTTGCAACCTCACTCGGGAGTAGTTTGGTCGGTTCTATTTACGTCCTCGACGAGCCGAGTATAGGACTCCATCCGCGAGATACGAACAAGCTGATCGGTGTGCTGCTTTCGTTGAGAGATGTTGGCAACACTGTGCTCGTCGTAGAGCATGAGGAAGAGATGATGCTTGCTGCAGATTACATCATAGACATCGGTCCGGAGGCAGGTACCCACGGGGGGGAGCTGGTTTTCAGTGGCACCTATGACCAGATTGTTAAGGATCAGAAAAGTTTGACCGGTAAATATCTGTCGGGCAAGGAAACTATTCCAGTCCCGAAATACCGCAGGAAGTGGAACGACCACATCCTGATTCAGGGAGCGAGGGAGAATAACCTTAAAAACATCGATGTAAAATTCCCGCTGGGCGTGTTCACCGCAGTTACAGGCGTATCCGGATCGGGAAAAACTAGTCTGGTTAAAAAAATCCTTTATCCGGCATTGCAAAAAGCGATAGGCAACTATGCCGGCGAGCAGACCGGTGCGCACAATGGCGTGTCGGGCAATTTTGATCTGATTGCGCAGGTTGAGATGGTCGACCAAAATCCAATCGGGCGATCTTCAAGATCGAACCCGGTGACTTATGTGAAGGCCTGGGACGATATCCGCGCCTTATTTTCGGCACTTCCTTCGGCTAAAGCTGCCGGACTTAAGCCCGCTGCGTTTTCTTTCAATGTAGAAGGAGGCCGCTGCGAGGTTTGTCAGGGTGAAGGGGAAGTAAAGATTGAGATGCAGTTTATGGCCGACATCTTTCTGCCCTGCGAAGCCTGCGGCGGCCGGCGGTTTAAGCAGCAGGTGCTCGACATAACCTATCAGGACAAGAATGTGGCCGATATCCTGGATCTTACTATCGAGGAAGCCGTAACGTTTTTTGAGGGGCAGCCGAAGATATTAGCGAAGCTGCAGCCGCTCGTGGATGTGGGACTGGGTTATGTTCATCTTGGGCAGTCGTCAAATACGCTGTCGGGCGGTGAGGCCCAGCGCATCAAGCTCGCTTCGTTTCTGATCAAGGGCAACAACACCCACAAGACACTCTTTATTTTCGATGAACCCACTACAGGACTGCATTTCCATGACATCAAGAAACTGCTGATTGCACTTAACACGCTGATAGAGCAGGGTAATAGTGTGCTGGTTATAGAACACAATATGGATATGATCAAATGCGCCGACTGGGTGATCGATATTGGTCCGGAAGGTGGAGATCAGGGTGGTAACGTTGTATTCGAAGGTATGCCGGAAGACCTGGTCAACGTAGCGCATTCCTATACAGGGCAGTATCTGAAAGCACGTTTGCAGGCATAG
- a CDS encoding cation:proton antiporter domain-containing protein: MIHLPVLITDLGLILAAAAITTLLFKKIRQPIVLGYILAGLLVGPHVDFLPTVTDNASIHIWAEIGVIFLLFSLGLEFSFKKLVKVGGSASITAIVEVVFMLAIGFTAGKLMGWSTMDSIFLGGILSVSSTTIIIRAFEELGVKHKKFAGLVFGVLIVEDLVAILLLVLLSTLAVSQQFAGAEMLTSILKLCFFLILWFIGGIFLIPTFLKATRKLMNDETMLVVSIALCLIMVLLAVKVGFSPALGAFIMGSILAETTQAERIEHLTKSVKDLFAAIFFVSVGMLIEPRILVEYIVPILIITLSTVLGKFLSSGLGALVSGQPLKTSVQTGMSLAQIGEFSFIIATLGLTLKVTSEFLYPIAVAVSAITTFTTPYLIKASEPFYVFLERKLPNRWTEGIKRYSSSTAGITTMSDWKILLRSYTFNTIIHSVILIALVFLGSRFLQPFITTSIINGNYGIIISLVLTLAAMTPFLWALAIRRIERKAYSHLWLNKKYTRGPLVALEILRVAIAIFFVGFLIYQFYSTWISVVFAVALIVCGMFIFSRKLQSFYNRLESRFLRNLNAREAQNAQHEILPWDAHLADLTVAPESSLIGKTLAELSVREKYGVNIALIERGKIMIPTPGRDERLYPNDKVMVIGTDEQLAAVKVLFEGMIDENLESSFPKEDMALQKVVINSSSPVYGQSIRTSGIRESTQGLVVGIERSGTRILNPDSDFVFDNGDIVWIVGNNKKVPALLA; this comes from the coding sequence ATGATACATCTGCCCGTTCTTATTACCGACCTGGGGCTCATACTTGCCGCTGCTGCTATAACAACATTACTATTCAAAAAAATCAGACAGCCTATTGTACTGGGCTATATTCTTGCTGGTTTGCTCGTTGGGCCACACGTTGACTTTCTGCCTACGGTTACCGACAATGCCAGTATTCATATCTGGGCAGAAATAGGTGTTATTTTCCTTCTTTTTAGTCTGGGCCTGGAATTCAGTTTTAAGAAGCTTGTAAAGGTTGGCGGCTCGGCTTCCATTACAGCCATTGTAGAAGTGGTATTTATGCTGGCCATAGGGTTTACGGCTGGAAAATTAATGGGCTGGTCTACGATGGACAGCATCTTTCTGGGCGGAATCCTTTCCGTATCCTCTACAACAATCATTATCCGTGCGTTTGAGGAACTCGGAGTAAAGCATAAGAAGTTTGCGGGACTGGTTTTCGGGGTGTTGATTGTGGAAGATTTAGTAGCAATCCTGCTTCTTGTATTGTTGTCTACCCTGGCTGTAAGCCAGCAGTTTGCCGGTGCAGAAATGCTGACCTCCATTTTGAAACTTTGTTTCTTCCTGATCCTCTGGTTTATAGGGGGCATTTTCCTTATCCCCACTTTCTTAAAGGCGACAAGAAAGCTTATGAACGACGAGACTATGCTGGTTGTATCGATAGCGCTCTGCCTCATTATGGTCCTGCTGGCTGTCAAAGTCGGTTTCTCCCCGGCGTTGGGCGCTTTTATCATGGGTTCCATACTTGCTGAGACTACCCAGGCCGAGCGGATAGAACATCTGACCAAATCTGTAAAGGATCTTTTCGCGGCTATCTTCTTTGTGTCTGTGGGTATGCTCATTGAACCCCGCATTCTTGTGGAATATATCGTACCTATATTGATCATTACCCTATCGACGGTATTAGGAAAGTTTTTGAGTTCAGGCCTGGGTGCGCTGGTATCAGGGCAGCCACTTAAGACGTCGGTGCAGACAGGCATGAGTCTGGCACAGATCGGTGAATTCTCTTTTATTATTGCCACGCTGGGACTTACACTGAAGGTAACCAGCGAATTTTTATATCCCATTGCTGTGGCGGTTTCCGCCATCACAACGTTTACCACGCCTTACCTGATTAAGGCTTCGGAGCCCTTTTACGTTTTTCTGGAACGCAAACTGCCAAACCGGTGGACGGAAGGTATTAAGCGGTACAGTTCGAGTACTGCCGGAATTACAACGATGAGCGACTGGAAAATCCTGCTCAGGTCGTACACCTTCAACACCATCATACACAGTGTAATTTTAATCGCCCTGGTTTTCTTAGGCTCACGATTCCTTCAGCCCTTTATTACCACCTCTATCATCAACGGAAACTACGGGATCATCATCAGCCTGGTGCTTACTCTTGCTGCAATGACACCGTTTTTATGGGCACTTGCCATCAGACGCATTGAGCGAAAGGCATATTCTCATCTTTGGCTCAATAAAAAGTATACAAGAGGCCCGCTTGTCGCGCTCGAAATTCTGCGTGTGGCCATTGCCATCTTTTTCGTTGGCTTCCTCATTTATCAATTTTACAGCACCTGGATCTCGGTGGTCTTTGCGGTAGCCCTTATTGTATGCGGAATGTTTATCTTCTCCCGGAAACTGCAAAGCTTTTATAACCGACTGGAGAGCCGTTTCCTCCGAAACCTGAATGCGAGGGAAGCGCAAAACGCACAGCATGAGATATTGCCCTGGGACGCTCACCTTGCCGATCTTACGGTGGCACCTGAGTCGTCTCTAATCGGGAAAACACTCGCCGAGTTATCGGTGCGCGAGAAGTACGGTGTAAACATCGCCCTTATTGAACGGGGCAAGATCATGATTCCTACACCGGGACGTGATGAACGGCTATATCCCAATGACAAGGTGATGGTGATTGGTACTGACGAGCAACTGGCTGCGGTGAAGGTACTTTTTGAAGGGATGATTGACGAGAACTTGGAATCATCATTCCCGAAAGAAGATATGGCTCTGCAAAAAGTTGTGATAAACAGCAGCTCTCCTGTCTATGGCCAAAGCATCCGGACATCGGGCATCCGCGAATCAACTCAGGGACTCGTGGTCGGCATTGAGCGCTCCGGAACGCGTATTCTGAATCCGGATTCTGATTTTGTGTTTGATAACGGTGATATCGTTTGGATTGTAGGCAACAATAAAAAAGTGCCTGCTTTATTGGCATAG
- a CDS encoding cell division protein FtsX, with translation MEEFEVSDASKKTKTIYISTIFSIALVLLMLGMLGLILVHAKNLSNYVKENIVLNIIVDEGAKETDILQFQKDLNANPAIKSTQYVNKEMAARNLTNDLGEDFVNFLGYNPLLSTVDVYLKADYANNKSIESLKASIGQNPVVKEVIYQSSLIDMVNKNINTIGLIILGFAAILLVISVALINNTIRLAIYSQRFLIKSMQLVGATRGFIRRPFVLIAALHGLIAAFIAILILLGILYYTQREIPEIVILRNYTEFGIVLIGLVGIGIFITAISTSMAVNKYLRLKIYDLYR, from the coding sequence ATGGAAGAATTTGAAGTAAGCGACGCTTCTAAGAAGACAAAAACGATCTACATTTCTACGATATTCAGTATTGCTCTTGTTCTGTTGATGCTTGGAATGCTCGGACTGATTTTGGTTCATGCCAAGAATCTGTCTAATTATGTTAAGGAAAACATCGTTTTAAATATTATTGTTGATGAGGGCGCTAAAGAGACGGATATTTTACAGTTCCAGAAGGACCTGAACGCCAACCCGGCTATCAAATCTACGCAGTACGTGAATAAGGAGATGGCAGCGAGAAACCTGACCAATGATCTGGGTGAAGACTTTGTGAATTTCCTTGGGTATAACCCACTACTCTCTACGGTAGACGTTTATTTGAAAGCGGACTATGCCAACAATAAGAGTATAGAGTCACTGAAAGCAAGTATCGGTCAGAATCCGGTCGTTAAAGAAGTGATCTATCAGAGCTCGCTCATCGACATGGTCAATAAAAACATCAACACGATCGGACTGATTATTTTAGGCTTTGCTGCCATACTGCTGGTGATTTCTGTGGCACTGATTAACAACACCATACGCCTGGCCATCTATTCCCAGCGTTTTCTGATCAAAAGTATGCAACTGGTGGGTGCTACCCGCGGCTTCATTCGCAGGCCGTTTGTATTGATTGCAGCCCTGCATGGGCTGATAGCAGCCTTTATTGCGATCCTTATCCTGCTTGGCATTTTATATTACACCCAGCGGGAGATTCCTGAAATTGTTATCCTCAGAAACTACACCGAATTCGGCATCGTACTTATTGGCCTTGTTGGTATTGGCATTTTCATCACCGCTATTAGTACATCAATGGCGGTTAATAAATATTTACGTTTAAAAATATACGATCTTTACAGATAA
- a CDS encoding DUF2157 domain-containing protein: MKIDQEKSDFLDDMIRHWQEQNLLTEEDAGRLKSSYEAKTFDWRRLAQYSFWIAMACGVIALGSLLVDNKILAYLERLLDASDLLISILSAAAATLLYYFGFKRKRTQPLRVFSNEALIFTAVMLTANAVAYLGKSLGKDSDHFSTLILVSALVYGVLAVTFKSRLIWIFTLISIGAWFGTETGYLSRDNMYFLGMNYPLRFTVFGLFLTACSFLLKRNARLAMFFQVNYVSGMVYLFVSMWLLSVFGNFGSLEQWYSVSQLSLFYWGLISAAACVISIFIGLKYRDEIAREFGITFLFINLYTRYFEYFWDSWHKALFFAVLAGSFWLIGRRAEKIWNLEFLKK; this comes from the coding sequence ATGAAGATCGACCAGGAGAAAAGCGATTTCCTTGATGACATGATTCGTCATTGGCAAGAACAGAACCTCCTGACGGAAGAGGATGCAGGGAGGCTAAAAAGCAGTTACGAAGCCAAGACCTTTGACTGGCGCAGACTGGCGCAATACTCCTTTTGGATCGCGATGGCTTGTGGCGTCATTGCCTTAGGCTCCCTGCTCGTGGACAATAAAATACTGGCCTACCTGGAACGGCTGCTCGATGCGTCCGACCTGCTGATCAGTATATTGTCTGCCGCAGCTGCAACACTTCTGTACTATTTCGGGTTTAAACGGAAGCGGACCCAACCGCTCCGTGTGTTTAGCAACGAAGCTTTAATATTTACAGCGGTTATGCTTACAGCGAATGCTGTCGCTTATTTAGGCAAGTCATTGGGAAAGGATAGCGATCATTTTAGCACCCTAATTCTGGTCTCCGCACTCGTTTACGGTGTGCTGGCCGTAACATTTAAATCAAGGCTAATATGGATATTTACGCTGATTTCCATCGGCGCCTGGTTCGGTACGGAGACGGGGTATCTCTCCAGGGATAACATGTATTTCTTAGGAATGAACTACCCTTTACGCTTTACAGTGTTTGGCCTCTTCTTAACCGCCTGTTCATTTCTACTGAAAAGGAATGCCCGCCTAGCCATGTTTTTTCAGGTCAACTATGTCAGCGGGATGGTGTATCTGTTCGTGTCGATGTGGCTGCTATCCGTATTTGGTAATTTTGGTTCGCTAGAACAATGGTATAGCGTTTCTCAACTGAGTCTGTTTTATTGGGGACTCATATCTGCCGCCGCCTGCGTGATCAGTATCTTTATCGGACTTAAATACAGAGATGAAATTGCCCGCGAATTTGGCATCACCTTTTTATTTATAAACCTGTACACAAGGTACTTCGAGTATTTCTGGGACAGCTGGCACAAAGCATTGTTCTTTGCCGTACTGGCTGGTTCGTTCTGGCTTATTGGCCGGCGGGCAGAGAAGATCTGGAATCTGGAATTCTTAAAAAAATAG
- a CDS encoding undecaprenyl-diphosphate phosphatase: MDYLQALILAVIEGLTEFLPVSSTGHMVIASSFMGIGHDDFVKLFEVAIQLGAILAVVVLYWRKFMDFSKWQFYLKLVIAVIPALFFGFILNDFIDNTLGNPLFIAVVLLLGGIVLLFIDKLFKSPAIDKETDISNLTAFKIGCFQVLAVVFPGLSRSAATIIGGMQQKLTRQAAAEFSFFLAVPTMCAATGYKLLKGYDLLNAENVKLLLFGNVVAFIVAIIAIKSFIGFLSKHGFRIFGWYRIIIGVVLIALYYSGVEMNVL; encoded by the coding sequence ATGGATTATTTACAAGCTTTAATTCTCGCCGTTATAGAGGGCCTGACGGAGTTTTTACCAGTGTCTTCAACCGGCCATATGGTGATCGCCAGTTCTTTTATGGGTATTGGTCATGATGATTTCGTAAAATTATTTGAAGTAGCCATCCAGCTTGGGGCCATATTGGCAGTCGTAGTCTTATACTGGAGAAAATTTATGGATTTCAGCAAATGGCAGTTTTATCTTAAACTTGTTATTGCTGTTATTCCTGCTTTGTTTTTTGGCTTTATCCTGAACGACTTTATCGACAACACCCTGGGCAATCCTTTGTTTATAGCCGTTGTGCTTTTATTGGGTGGTATCGTATTGTTGTTTATCGATAAACTGTTTAAGAGTCCGGCAATAGATAAAGAAACCGATATCAGTAATCTGACTGCTTTTAAGATTGGATGTTTTCAGGTGCTGGCGGTGGTTTTTCCAGGATTGAGCAGAAGTGCCGCTACAATTATCGGAGGCATGCAACAAAAGCTTACCAGACAGGCCGCTGCGGAGTTTTCGTTTTTCCTGGCGGTTCCAACCATGTGCGCTGCCACCGGATATAAGCTGCTGAAGGGCTATGACTTGCTCAATGCAGAAAACGTAAAACTTCTTCTTTTTGGTAACGTGGTCGCTTTTATCGTGGCGATCATCGCCATCAAATCATTTATCGGCTTTTTATCCAAACATGGGTTCCGTATTTTTGGATGGTACAGGATCATTATAGGCGTTGTCCTTATCGCCTTATATTACTCCGGTGTGGAAATGAATGTTTTGTAA
- a CDS encoding bifunctional riboflavin kinase/FAD synthetase, with product MKIYHQLSEFNKLSNAVVTIGTFDGVHYGHQKIVKQLCDKAKALRAESVILTFFPHPRLIIDPENQDLKMINTIQEKANILETLGVDHLIIIPFTRDFSNLSPEDYIRNILVDTIGVKHLIVGYDHRFGKDRQGGMKELEFYADLFGYSIEQIPEQDINDVAVSSTKIRKALLDGDVALAAKYLGYHFSLRGRVIKGDKIGRTIGFPTANIFIEETYKLIPSDGIYAVTVYLNESLFKGMAYIGQRPTINGMTRNIEVNIFDFEKEIYGQEITMNFMEFLRQDEKFTGLEALKLQLEKDKTATLAYFRKAF from the coding sequence TTGAAGATATACCATCAGCTTTCGGAGTTCAACAAACTGAGCAATGCGGTTGTGACCATCGGCACTTTCGATGGTGTCCACTACGGGCATCAAAAGATTGTAAAGCAGTTGTGCGACAAAGCCAAGGCACTGCGTGCGGAAAGTGTGATCCTAACCTTTTTCCCCCATCCGAGGTTAATCATTGATCCGGAAAATCAGGACCTTAAGATGATCAATACCATCCAGGAGAAGGCCAATATCCTGGAAACCCTCGGAGTGGACCATCTGATCATCATTCCTTTTACCCGCGACTTTTCGAATTTATCGCCCGAAGACTACATTAGAAACATTTTGGTTGACACCATTGGAGTTAAGCATTTAATTGTTGGCTACGATCATCGTTTTGGAAAAGACCGGCAGGGTGGCATGAAGGAACTGGAGTTTTATGCAGATCTGTTCGGGTATAGTATTGAACAGATTCCAGAGCAGGATATTAATGATGTCGCCGTAAGTTCCACCAAAATCAGAAAAGCTTTGCTGGATGGGGATGTAGCTTTGGCGGCGAAGTACTTAGGCTATCATTTTTCCCTGCGTGGCCGGGTGATCAAGGGTGATAAGATCGGACGTACGATCGGTTTTCCGACGGCCAATATTTTTATAGAGGAAACTTATAAGCTGATTCCGTCTGACGGCATATATGCCGTTACCGTTTATTTAAACGAAAGCCTGTTTAAGGGCATGGCATATATAGGGCAGCGGCCTACAATAAACGGCATGACCAGAAATATCGAAGTGAACATCTTTGATTTTGAGAAGGAAATATATGGCCAGGAAATCACCATGAACTTCATGGAGTTCCTGCGGCAGGATGAAAAGTTCACAGGACTGGAAGCCTTGAAATTGCAATTGGAGAAGGATAAAACGGCTACTCTGGCCTATTTCCGAAAGGCGTTTTAA
- a CDS encoding LysE family transporter encodes MIGYIPPGNINLTVVQITITRGIRQAIYFICAFSAVEVLFTFAIMRFVQWLSSEIDLGYTIDVAMILLFTILGVLTWRSRKQMPKADYSKKDSIKYGMLLGVINPMQVPFWLFVGTYLISHEWIDIGYLSLTIFSIGSGLGAALALYGFARFAQYVQEKFELSSYLISKSIAILFFVLSAYHIFKLVYIYLIR; translated from the coding sequence ATGATCGGCTATATTCCGCCTGGCAACATCAATCTGACCGTGGTTCAGATCACCATCACCAGAGGAATCAGACAGGCGATATATTTCATCTGCGCATTCTCTGCCGTAGAGGTGCTGTTCACATTCGCTATCATGCGTTTCGTGCAGTGGCTGTCAAGTGAGATCGACCTTGGATACACGATTGACGTTGCAATGATCCTGTTGTTCACCATATTGGGCGTGCTTACCTGGCGCTCACGCAAACAGATGCCTAAAGCAGACTACTCCAAGAAAGACAGCATAAAGTATGGAATGCTACTGGGCGTAATTAACCCTATGCAGGTGCCGTTTTGGCTTTTCGTGGGCACTTACCTGATATCACATGAGTGGATAGATATCGGTTACCTTTCATTAACGATATTCAGTATTGGATCCGGTCTGGGCGCAGCCCTGGCCTTGTATGGCTTTGCCCGTTTTGCACAATACGTCCAGGAAAAGTTTGAGCTAAGCAGTTATCTGATCAGTAAAAGTATCGCCATACTTTTCTTCGTACTTTCGGCGTACCATATCTTCAAACTGGTATATATCTACCTGATCAGATAA